One window of the Thermomicrobiales bacterium genome contains the following:
- a CDS encoding pyridoxal phosphate-dependent aminotransferase, whose translation MQLAERMSRLGTESAFDVLMRARALEAQGRDIVHLEIGEPDFDTPEHVVQAGIDALQRGDTHYTPAAGTPALRQAIAGYVGQTRGVPVVPEQVVVTPGGKPVMFFVIMALAGPGDEVICPDPGFPIYASAVAFAGATPVPLTLREEDGFAVDPDALRTLVNERTKLIILNSPHNPTGGVIPSAALDEIARLAVERGVPVLSDEIYSRMVYDGAFESITSRPGMAEQTVILDGFSKTYAMTGWRLGYGVMPAALAEQVTRLAVNTHSCVPGFTQVAGVAALTGSQAAVDAMVAEFRQRRDVVVAGLNAIPGVTCQVPAGAFYAFPNVSRLGDSAAIADRLLDEGGVAVLDGGAFGAAGRGYLRLSYASSLDRLETALARMRQVLAPEYR comes from the coding sequence ATGCAACTGGCAGAGCGGATGAGCCGACTGGGGACGGAGAGCGCGTTCGACGTGCTGATGCGCGCGCGAGCGCTCGAGGCACAGGGTCGCGACATCGTCCACCTGGAGATCGGCGAGCCGGATTTCGACACGCCGGAGCACGTCGTCCAGGCCGGCATCGATGCCCTCCAGCGCGGTGACACGCACTACACGCCGGCGGCCGGCACGCCAGCGCTGCGGCAGGCGATCGCCGGCTACGTCGGGCAAACGCGCGGCGTGCCGGTCGTGCCAGAGCAGGTCGTGGTTACCCCCGGCGGCAAGCCGGTGATGTTCTTCGTCATCATGGCGCTGGCCGGGCCGGGCGACGAGGTCATCTGCCCCGACCCCGGCTTCCCGATTTACGCCTCGGCGGTTGCGTTCGCCGGGGCGACGCCAGTGCCGCTGACGCTACGCGAGGAGGACGGCTTCGCTGTCGACCCCGACGCACTGCGGACGCTGGTGAACGAGCGGACGAAGCTGATCATCCTCAACTCGCCGCACAACCCGACCGGCGGGGTCATCCCGAGCGCGGCGCTGGACGAGATCGCCCGGCTGGCAGTCGAGCGCGGCGTGCCGGTTCTGTCCGACGAGATCTACTCGCGAATGGTCTACGACGGCGCGTTCGAGAGCATCACCTCGCGCCCCGGCATGGCCGAGCAGACAGTCATCCTCGACGGATTCTCGAAGACCTACGCGATGACCGGCTGGCGGCTAGGCTACGGCGTGATGCCGGCCGCGCTGGCCGAGCAGGTGACGCGACTGGCGGTAAACACCCACTCCTGCGTGCCGGGATTCACCCAGGTGGCCGGGGTGGCGGCGCTGACTGGCAGCCAGGCGGCGGTGGACGCGATGGTGGCGGAGTTCCGCCAGCGACGCGATGTCGTCGTCGCCGGGCTGAACGCGATCCCCGGCGTCACCTGCCAGGTCCCGGCCGGCGCGTTCTACGCCTTCCCGAACGTCTCGCGGCTGGGCGATTCGGCGGCGATCGCCGATCGGCTACTCGACGAAGGTGGCGTCGCGGTGCTCGATGGCGGCGCGTTTGGCGCAGCGGGACGTGGCTACCTGCGGCTGTCCTACGCCAGCTCGCTCGACCGACTCGAGACGGCGCTGGCGCGGATGCGCCAGGTGCTCGCCCCGGAGTACAGATGA
- a CDS encoding DinB family protein, which translates to MAEERETLELLENQIREMRRRTRDLIARAPDEWLFRRVEWTDRTIGWHMSHLARELDVQTDAAFGAGRRMDEEWDRLFEPESDPVALDASFTPDRIHRAFSITINRFLEQLGQVEDDAMLMRRRRGGPKTLLERVLILIYHEGEHANGIATLLHWFEQVDGVVAEDNPA; encoded by the coding sequence ATGGCTGAAGAACGCGAGACACTCGAGCTACTGGAAAATCAGATTCGCGAGATGCGCCGCCGGACACGCGACCTGATCGCCCGGGCGCCTGATGAGTGGCTCTTTCGTCGCGTTGAGTGGACCGACCGCACGATCGGCTGGCATATGAGCCACCTGGCGCGCGAGCTGGATGTTCAGACAGACGCCGCGTTTGGCGCTGGCCGTCGGATGGACGAGGAGTGGGATCGGCTGTTTGAGCCCGAATCCGACCCGGTCGCGCTGGACGCGAGCTTCACGCCAGACCGCATTCACCGCGCGTTTAGCATCACGATCAATCGCTTTCTTGAGCAGCTTGGGCAGGTCGAGGACGACGCGATGCTGATGCGCCGCCGGCGTGGAGGTCCGAAGACACTACTGGAGCGGGTGCTGATCCTCATCTACCACGAGGGCGAGCACGCCAACGGCATCGCGACATTGTTGCACTGGTTCGAGCAGGTGGATGGCGTCGTTGCCGAGGACAACCCGGCCTAG
- a CDS encoding polysaccharide deacetylase family protein, giving the protein MSRPVSPPMRVLPVVLIVVSTLLAGVGSLATPRTAAAAGPTVVYFPVTGHHVADSFLSTWRRLGGLATFGYPLTEAMTDPDTGLTVQYFERERFEYHPENAGTEWEVQFALLGSWLAEGRTEPAFVPIHANPPPADSPSRSYFAPTGHYLAYGFKSYWEKQGGLRIFGYPISEELSEVNVDTGQTYTVQYFERARFEYHPEYAGTRSEVLLGRLGAQRAARLGLDTAPAPRKEGVPDYDESLWAPPPPRSFDISVLMYHQVGDSASRYTIPLWRFEQQLDWLRDNGYHTVTISEVYDAVAGIRTLPSKPVAITFDDGYAAQWGAAQAMNARGMRGTFFILSGASPLADWQIRAMADAGHEIGSHSISHPDLTTLSDARLRSELVDSRARLQAVSGQPVDIFAYPYGAWNSRVASAVEAAGYRAAVHAWGGTWWSPDKWWIEPRIEIAGTLSLGEFAGYVR; this is encoded by the coding sequence ATGTCTAGACCCGTGTCTCCCCCGATGCGTGTCCTGCCGGTCGTCCTGATTGTCGTTTCAACGCTGCTGGCCGGGGTCGGAAGCCTCGCCACGCCACGAACTGCCGCGGCGGCCGGGCCGACGGTCGTCTACTTCCCGGTCACTGGCCACCATGTCGCCGACTCGTTCCTTTCGACGTGGCGCAGGCTTGGCGGGCTGGCGACGTTCGGCTATCCGCTGACTGAGGCGATGACCGACCCCGACACTGGCCTGACGGTGCAGTACTTCGAGCGCGAGCGCTTCGAGTACCACCCCGAGAATGCTGGAACCGAGTGGGAGGTGCAGTTCGCGCTGCTCGGCTCCTGGTTGGCCGAGGGCAGGACCGAGCCGGCCTTCGTCCCGATCCATGCCAATCCACCGCCGGCCGACTCGCCCTCCCGTAGCTACTTCGCGCCGACCGGCCACTATCTCGCCTACGGATTCAAGTCCTATTGGGAGAAGCAGGGCGGGCTGCGGATCTTTGGCTATCCGATCTCGGAAGAGCTCTCCGAAGTGAACGTCGATACCGGCCAGACGTATACGGTCCAGTACTTCGAACGCGCCCGCTTCGAGTACCACCCGGAGTACGCCGGGACACGCTCCGAGGTTCTGCTGGGCCGACTTGGAGCGCAGCGCGCGGCCAGGCTGGGGCTCGACACCGCGCCTGCCCCACGCAAGGAGGGCGTGCCCGACTACGATGAGTCACTCTGGGCGCCACCACCGCCGCGATCGTTCGATATCTCGGTGTTGATGTATCACCAGGTTGGCGACTCCGCCAGCCGCTACACGATCCCGCTCTGGCGCTTCGAGCAGCAGCTCGACTGGCTACGAGATAACGGCTATCACACGGTCACGATCTCCGAGGTCTACGACGCGGTCGCCGGTATCCGGACTCTGCCATCGAAGCCGGTCGCGATCACGTTCGACGATGGCTACGCAGCGCAATGGGGGGCCGCACAGGCGATGAACGCGCGCGGGATGCGCGGCACGTTCTTCATCCTCAGCGGCGCGTCGCCACTGGCCGACTGGCAGATCAGGGCGATGGCCGACGCCGGCCACGAGATCGGCAGCCACTCGATCTCCCACCCGGACCTGACGACACTCTCCGATGCCCGACTGCGGAGCGAGCTGGTCGATTCCCGCGCCCGGCTGCAGGCAGTTTCGGGCCAGCCAGTCGATATCTTCGCCTACCCGTACGGCGCGTGGAACAGTCGCGTCGCCAGCGCCGTCGAGGCGGCCGGCTATCGCGCGGCCGTCCACGCCTGGGGCGGCACCTGGTGGTCACCGGATAAATGGTGGATCGAGCCGAGGATCGAGATAGCCGGCACGCTGTCGCTGGGAGAGTTCGCGGGGTACGTGCGGTAG
- a CDS encoding GAF domain-containing protein, translating to MTMVERFNQPMNSLRSTGGQTVVWAVVSGVILAIVVGVWHRLISSALVLPLILVTIVFVTGVIVGYWFRKQHKTPSVSSTNYLTKMLEADGRLFIALGGLISNHHGSHAFDNALKACVSACCGLLADGARGIIYRPVDGCLEPTADHLMTPNELKRKFAATRDYVTSDVPWGIASAVYQGNQHRVVPFREYQGKWIPLDPEYHVFPEDATGLPYRSFIAIPLRVTPASDCLGVLCLDSMRPDAFDDADLQQYLVNLGLRMAIPMLLYNHSATASDPG from the coding sequence GTGACCATGGTTGAACGGTTCAATCAGCCAATGAACTCCCTCAGATCGACTGGTGGCCAAACAGTTGTTTGGGCGGTGGTTAGTGGTGTAATCCTTGCGATCGTGGTTGGTGTCTGGCATCGGCTGATCTCCTCAGCATTGGTATTACCTCTCATCCTCGTCACTATCGTTTTTGTCACTGGAGTCATCGTTGGCTACTGGTTCAGGAAGCAACACAAGACACCTTCGGTGTCGTCTACCAACTACCTCACAAAGATGCTAGAAGCTGATGGTCGTTTGTTCATTGCGCTCGGGGGCCTAATATCGAATCATCATGGTTCGCACGCGTTCGATAATGCCCTCAAAGCCTGCGTATCCGCCTGCTGTGGCCTTCTTGCTGACGGTGCTCGTGGCATCATTTACCGGCCCGTCGATGGCTGTTTAGAACCTACGGCGGATCACCTTATGACCCCAAATGAACTAAAGCGAAAGTTTGCAGCAACACGAGATTATGTCACGAGCGACGTACCGTGGGGTATTGCTAGCGCTGTCTATCAGGGGAATCAACACAGAGTTGTCCCCTTCCGCGAGTATCAAGGGAAGTGGATACCGCTGGATCCGGAATACCATGTCTTCCCAGAAGACGCTACCGGGCTACCGTACCGCTCATTCATTGCTATTCCGCTGCGGGTCACGCCAGCATCTGATTGTCTCGGCGTTCTCTGCCTCGATAGTATGCGGCCAGACGCTTTCGACGACGCTGATCTGCAACAGTACCTTGTTAACCTCGGGCTTCGCATGGCAATCCCTATGCTCCTATATAATCACTCGGCGACGGCGTCGGACCCCGGTTAG
- a CDS encoding MFS transporter, which yields MAGRLERRSIGLVPASATSDATLLVLARGVRAFADGFISVLLPVYLLTLGFSEFRVGAISTATLLGSAALTLLIGLVAYRLRRRSLLLGAAMLMAATGVAFATVHSFWPLVLVAFLGTLNPSAGDVSVFLPLEQTLLPQTVDDRERTSLFARYGLVASLAGAVGALAAGTPALIARESSLSLRQALEGMFLVYAVIALVAMAFYRHLSPAIEPPADQPPVPLRESKRIVYTLAALFSLDTFGSGFVVQSLLALWLFQRFDLSIATTATIFFWTGLFSAVSYPVAAWLSRRIGLVNTMVFSHLPANIFLILVPFMPSLGLAIALLLARSLLSQMDVPTRNSYVMAVVTPAERPAAASVTAVPRSLASSASPLISGWLLSISPFGWPLVIAGSLKATYDLLLLAMFKSVRPPEER from the coding sequence GTGGCAGGGCGGCTGGAGCGGCGGTCCATCGGACTTGTCCCGGCATCAGCGACGTCCGACGCGACACTGCTGGTGTTGGCGCGCGGCGTGCGGGCGTTCGCCGATGGCTTCATCAGCGTCTTGTTGCCGGTCTACCTGCTGACGCTGGGGTTCTCAGAATTTCGGGTCGGCGCGATCTCGACCGCGACGCTGCTTGGCTCGGCGGCGCTGACGCTGCTGATCGGGCTCGTCGCCTACCGCTTGCGCCGGCGCAGCCTGCTACTCGGCGCGGCGATGCTGATGGCCGCCACCGGCGTTGCCTTCGCAACGGTGCACTCCTTCTGGCCGCTTGTGCTGGTCGCCTTCCTCGGCACGCTCAACCCCTCGGCTGGCGATGTCAGCGTCTTCCTGCCGCTGGAGCAGACGCTTCTGCCGCAGACTGTCGACGACCGCGAGCGCACATCCCTCTTCGCCCGCTACGGACTGGTCGCCTCGCTGGCTGGCGCGGTCGGTGCGCTTGCGGCCGGAACTCCGGCGCTGATCGCGCGTGAATCATCGCTCTCGCTCCGTCAGGCGCTGGAGGGGATGTTTCTCGTCTACGCCGTCATCGCGCTCGTGGCAATGGCGTTCTACCGCCATCTCTCCCCGGCGATCGAGCCGCCGGCCGATCAGCCGCCGGTCCCGCTGCGCGAGTCGAAGCGCATCGTCTATACCCTGGCCGCGCTCTTCAGCCTCGACACCTTCGGCAGCGGCTTCGTTGTGCAGTCGCTGCTGGCGCTCTGGCTGTTCCAACGCTTCGATCTGTCGATCGCGACGACCGCAACGATCTTTTTCTGGACGGGGCTGTTCTCGGCGGTGTCCTATCCGGTCGCCGCCTGGCTCTCGCGGCGGATAGGGCTGGTGAACACGATGGTCTTCAGCCATCTGCCGGCCAATATCTTCCTCATCCTCGTGCCGTTCATGCCCAGCCTCGGCCTGGCGATCGCGCTACTCCTGGCCCGCAGCCTGCTGTCGCAGATGGATGTGCCGACGCGTAACTCCTACGTCATGGCGGTCGTGACGCCGGCCGAACGGCCGGCAGCCGCCAGCGTGACGGCAGTGCCGCGCAGCCTGGCTTCATCCGCCAGCCCGCTAATCTCCGGCTGGCTGCTTTCGATCTCGCCGTTCGGCTGGCCACTGGTTATCGCCGGCTCGCTCAAGGCCACCTACGACCTGCTGCTGCTGGCGATGTTCAAGTCCGTCCGCCCTCCCGAGGAGCGCTGA
- a CDS encoding TPM domain-containing protein, producing MRIRAYRWPWLVALAALLAIVALPAATLAADFGQPVPGQRVYDRAGALTADEVARIEERAAAVEAAGSPVVVFLQARDADYDKTVADGRDLMEAWDIQSAPDARNGIVIFFNLKPGDLQHGDYAVIAGRSLVDGNLPRYELNRIADDMQPVLKGGDITGATILALDAIEHNLSFGPPPPPPPSAAREFADAVAGGPLSILNIIGIVASAVAGWFLAHRIPTRRLSNAPVEPATTPPTDLSPALAGSLVAGSVSDTAIGATLLDLTARGGLAIEPVGKKKIQIRLVDESVIQPGYERMIWDALASQADPAGTIGTKQLGKVRKSWGGIRKAIRAELIARGWFASDTSAQRQPFWITGTILYTLTLIAVVLAIVAESPWVLIGFVPLGMIGTLALVLSAIIPNTTLEGDKVAAPWRGYQRYLRLAGKNPQVDIDLDTAVPYALALSAGQSFSKRLEHASAAGYLPAWMGGPAASGAYSNGFFPYWVAFNSSVAPSGGGAGATGASAGSGAAGGSF from the coding sequence ATGCGGATACGAGCATATCGATGGCCCTGGCTGGTGGCGCTCGCTGCGCTGCTGGCGATTGTCGCGCTGCCGGCCGCGACATTGGCAGCCGACTTCGGCCAGCCGGTTCCCGGGCAGCGCGTCTACGACCGGGCCGGGGCGCTGACGGCAGACGAGGTTGCGCGGATCGAGGAGCGGGCCGCCGCAGTCGAAGCCGCTGGCTCGCCGGTCGTCGTCTTCCTGCAGGCGCGCGATGCGGACTACGACAAGACCGTCGCCGACGGCCGCGATCTGATGGAAGCGTGGGACATCCAGTCCGCGCCGGACGCTCGCAACGGCATCGTCATCTTCTTCAACCTCAAGCCGGGCGACCTGCAGCATGGCGACTACGCCGTGATCGCCGGCAGGTCGCTGGTTGATGGCAATCTGCCGCGGTATGAGCTGAACCGGATCGCCGACGATATGCAGCCGGTGCTGAAAGGCGGCGACATCACCGGGGCGACCATCCTGGCGCTGGATGCGATCGAACACAACCTCTCATTCGGCCCGCCCCCGCCGCCGCCGCCCAGCGCTGCCAGGGAGTTCGCCGACGCTGTCGCCGGAGGTCCGCTAAGCATCCTGAACATCATCGGCATCGTTGCCAGCGCCGTGGCTGGCTGGTTCCTCGCGCATCGTATCCCGACGCGGCGGCTGTCGAACGCGCCGGTCGAGCCGGCAACGACACCGCCAACCGACCTGTCGCCAGCGCTGGCCGGCTCGCTGGTGGCAGGTTCGGTCTCCGACACCGCAATAGGCGCAACGCTGCTCGATCTGACCGCCCGCGGCGGACTGGCGATCGAGCCGGTGGGCAAGAAGAAGATTCAGATCCGGCTCGTCGACGAGTCGGTCATCCAGCCGGGCTACGAGCGGATGATCTGGGATGCGCTGGCCAGCCAGGCAGACCCGGCCGGCACGATCGGAACCAAGCAGCTCGGCAAAGTACGCAAGTCGTGGGGCGGCATCCGCAAGGCAATCCGCGCCGAGCTGATCGCCCGCGGCTGGTTCGCCTCGGACACCAGCGCGCAGCGCCAGCCGTTCTGGATCACCGGAACGATCCTCTATACCCTGACGCTCATTGCCGTCGTGCTTGCTATCGTCGCCGAGAGCCCCTGGGTGTTGATCGGCTTCGTCCCGCTTGGGATGATCGGGACACTCGCGCTCGTCCTCTCGGCAATCATCCCGAATACGACGCTGGAGGGGGACAAGGTGGCTGCGCCGTGGCGCGGCTACCAACGTTACCTGCGTTTGGCCGGAAAGAACCCACAGGTGGATATCGACCTCGACACTGCCGTGCCCTACGCGCTGGCGCTCAGCGCCGGGCAGTCGTTCAGCAAGCGGCTGGAGCATGCCAGCGCGGCCGGCTATCTCCCCGCATGGATGGGGGGACCAGCGGCCAGCGGCGCATACTCCAATGGCTTTTTTCCCTACTGGGTCGCCTTCAACAGCAGCGTCGCGCCGTCAGGTGGCGGGGCCGGGGCGACCGGGGCGTCGGCTGGCAGCGGCGCGGCCGGCGGCAGCTTCTAA
- a CDS encoding fused MFS/spermidine synthase, which yields MTVRAYARLGVVLAGIVGLGIELAAERLLAPAFGTTNDLWSIVIGLTFAFLSLGYAIGGRLADRHPTHRIIALCLLATGVWTVLLALAGRSVVDQIQQWTFNAGGLRAGLFLSVLLLITVPPFLLGIVTPTAIRLVVPRVGQAGSSAGTIYALGTIGSLVGTFVPVIVLMPRIGVRLTFLSMAAVALLGGAIGLTRLVRPLGRSTPAPVAADSHNDHRLEVAQQEL from the coding sequence ATGACGGTCAGAGCCTATGCGAGACTGGGCGTCGTGCTGGCCGGAATCGTCGGGCTGGGTATCGAGCTGGCCGCCGAACGGCTGCTGGCGCCGGCATTCGGGACGACGAATGACCTGTGGTCGATCGTGATCGGGCTGACCTTCGCCTTCCTGTCGCTCGGCTACGCCATCGGCGGCCGGCTGGCCGACCGCCACCCGACCCACCGGATCATCGCTCTCTGTCTGCTCGCGACCGGCGTCTGGACGGTTCTGCTGGCGCTGGCCGGCCGATCGGTAGTCGACCAGATCCAGCAGTGGACGTTCAACGCCGGCGGCCTACGCGCAGGTCTGTTCCTCTCGGTGTTGCTGCTGATCACCGTGCCTCCATTCCTGCTGGGGATCGTCACCCCGACAGCGATCCGGCTCGTTGTGCCGCGCGTCGGGCAGGCCGGCTCGTCGGCCGGCACGATCTACGCGCTCGGCACGATCGGATCGCTGGTCGGCACGTTCGTGCCGGTCATCGTGCTGATGCCGCGCATCGGCGTCCGGCTGACGTTCCTGTCGATGGCGGCGGTGGCGTTGCTGGGCGGCGCGATCGGGCTTACCCGACTCGTCCGCCCGCTCGGGCGCAGCACGCCTGCCCCGGTGGCCGCTGATTCACACAACGACCATCGACTGGAAGTCGCGCAGCAGGAGCTCTAG
- a CDS encoding serine hydrolase domain-containing protein encodes MTTDGLETIVRAEQERWTAPGVAWGVLRDGEERTGALGVAKLTTGEPMRTDSLCRIASISKVFTATLATILADEGTLDLDAPVSQYLPGVRISAARASRIASRRATCFRTEPGCSATISSTRG; translated from the coding sequence ATGACGACCGACGGGCTGGAGACGATCGTCCGCGCCGAGCAGGAGCGCTGGACTGCGCCGGGAGTCGCCTGGGGCGTGCTCCGCGACGGCGAGGAGCGGACCGGCGCGCTCGGCGTCGCCAAGCTGACGACCGGCGAGCCGATGCGGACCGATTCGCTTTGCCGGATCGCGTCGATCTCGAAGGTGTTCACCGCGACGCTAGCGACAATCCTGGCCGACGAGGGCACGCTCGACCTCGACGCGCCGGTGAGCCAGTATCTGCCGGGGGTGCGGATCTCCGCAGCGCGGGCATCGAGGATCGCATCACGCCGCGCCACCTGCTTTCGCACGGAACCGGGATGCTCGGCGACTATTTCGTCGACCAGGGGCTAG
- a CDS encoding zinc metalloprotease HtpX — MTTGNTIKTVGLLTTLTMLLVLIGQYVGGAGGAAVFLLIALVMNMGAWWFSDKLALRMAGAREVSPEEAPELHSMIEHLAMLARLPKPRVYIIENESPNAFATGRNPEHAAVAVTTGIQHLLNKDELAGVLAHELAHIRNRDTLISAVVATVAGAITWIASMLKWGAIFGGFGRNSEEGGNVVGMLALAILAPIAAMIIQLAISRSREFSADATGARILGDPLPLASALEKLQYGVQRRPMAKASPATQHLYIVNPVAGVNVSKLFSTHPPTEERVARLQQMALQPSQSGLIR, encoded by the coding sequence ATGACGACCGGAAACACGATCAAGACTGTTGGGCTGCTGACTACCCTGACAATGCTGCTGGTGCTGATCGGCCAGTATGTCGGCGGCGCTGGCGGCGCGGCGGTTTTCCTGCTGATCGCGCTGGTGATGAACATGGGCGCCTGGTGGTTCTCCGACAAGCTGGCGCTGCGCATGGCCGGCGCGCGCGAGGTCAGCCCGGAGGAAGCGCCCGAGCTGCACAGCATGATCGAGCATCTGGCGATGCTGGCCCGCCTGCCGAAGCCACGCGTCTACATCATCGAGAACGAGAGCCCGAACGCCTTCGCGACGGGGCGCAATCCCGAACACGCGGCTGTCGCGGTCACGACCGGTATCCAGCACCTGCTGAACAAGGACGAGCTGGCCGGCGTGCTCGCTCACGAGCTGGCCCACATCCGCAACCGTGACACCCTCATCAGCGCCGTCGTTGCGACGGTGGCCGGCGCGATCACCTGGATCGCCAGCATGCTGAAGTGGGGCGCCATCTTCGGCGGCTTCGGTCGCAATAGCGAAGAGGGCGGCAATGTCGTCGGCATGCTGGCGCTAGCAATCCTGGCCCCGATCGCGGCGATGATCATTCAGCTGGCCATCTCGCGCTCGCGCGAGTTCTCGGCCGACGCGACCGGCGCGCGGATCCTCGGCGACCCGCTGCCGCTGGCCAGCGCGCTGGAGAAGCTGCAATACGGCGTTCAGCGCCGGCCGATGGCGAAGGCCAGCCCGGCGACCCAGCACTTGTATATCGTCAATCCGGTGGCGGGGGTAAACGTCAGCAAGCTATTCAGCACGCACCCGCCGACGGAAGAGCGCGTGGCCCGGCTCCAGCAGATGGCACTCCAGCCCAGCCAGTCCGGCCTGATCCGCTAA
- a CDS encoding metallophosphoesterase, with the protein MDDLVRARFAVVTDLHIGSTTANRWHNRFLTDHPEQTAETVVAAINRDAPDFVIVLGDVSDNAREEELRLARAALDRLEAPWVVCRGNHDVTAQGDRAPFDRAFAGHAPVGLADRAQLPLPGGLALAVLDAGWGQVDGRWWVNVPLEQIEAVRAGVVATRPALLVVAGHFPFVDQAPFIRSMAADGRNAGTQTDGERTIAALAGPGYRTLLLTGHQHFHHIVASSTDEPAWLHVTTASLAEYPAEYRMITIDGHRVTIETRPAAPDLVAANPPEVDWVRGREADRERVWGG; encoded by the coding sequence ATGGATGATCTGGTTCGCGCTCGATTTGCAGTCGTTACCGATCTGCACATCGGATCGACGACAGCGAATCGCTGGCATAACCGCTTCCTGACCGACCACCCGGAGCAGACCGCGGAGACTGTCGTCGCGGCGATCAACCGCGATGCCCCCGACTTCGTCATCGTCCTCGGCGACGTGTCCGATAACGCTCGTGAGGAGGAGCTCCGGCTGGCCCGCGCGGCGCTCGATCGGCTGGAGGCGCCCTGGGTCGTCTGCCGTGGCAACCACGACGTAACCGCTCAAGGGGACCGCGCGCCGTTCGACCGAGCCTTCGCCGGCCACGCACCCGTCGGGCTGGCCGACCGTGCGCAACTTCCATTGCCGGGCGGGCTGGCACTGGCCGTGCTGGACGCCGGGTGGGGGCAGGTCGACGGCCGCTGGTGGGTCAACGTTCCGCTAGAGCAAATCGAGGCCGTGCGGGCGGGAGTCGTCGCGACGCGGCCGGCGCTGCTCGTTGTCGCCGGCCACTTCCCCTTCGTCGACCAGGCCCCGTTCATCCGGTCGATGGCCGCCGACGGCCGTAACGCCGGGACACAGACCGACGGCGAGCGAACCATCGCGGCACTGGCCGGCCCCGGCTACCGGACGCTGCTGCTGACCGGCCACCAGCACTTCCACCACATCGTCGCCTCCAGCACGGACGAGCCGGCCTGGCTGCACGTCACGACCGCCTCACTGGCCGAGTACCCCGCCGAATACCGGATGATCACCATCGACGGCCATCGCGTCACCATCGAGACGCGCCCAGCCGCGCCCGACCTCGTCGCCGCCAACCCGCCCGAGGTGGACTGGGTGCGCGGACGCGAAGCGGACCGCGAACGCGTGTGGGGTGGTTGA
- a CDS encoding alpha/beta hydrolase, giving the protein MATQTIHPDMQPLLDAREQADALVGPQGETPEDARRWWRVYASILPQPRPADMHVFDATIPAGHGGVPVRVYQPAGRSGARPCVLYMHGGGFMLGDLDTSDGNAWGYAQETGAAVVSIDYRLTPEHPYPAAFDDCYGVLTWLAANPDEVGIDAGRIAVVGDSAGGMLGAALALASRDRGGPPIAAQALLYGWFGLEQDAGSYVEFADGPGLTSASMHRFDRLYLPDDPDSADPYARPVRALDFTNLPPALVHAAGIDPIRDDSRFFAARLALAGTPVTYREARGMIHGFLRARSAGPGAHAEFTVACAFLREHLGS; this is encoded by the coding sequence GTGGCGACGCAGACCATCCATCCGGACATGCAGCCGCTGCTCGACGCGCGCGAGCAGGCAGATGCCCTCGTTGGCCCGCAAGGCGAGACGCCCGAGGACGCCCGCCGCTGGTGGCGCGTCTACGCGAGCATCCTCCCCCAGCCTCGCCCCGCCGATATGCATGTCTTCGACGCGACGATCCCCGCCGGCCACGGCGGCGTCCCCGTGCGCGTCTACCAGCCCGCTGGCCGGAGCGGCGCGCGACCGTGCGTCCTCTATATGCACGGCGGCGGCTTCATGCTGGGCGACCTCGACACCTCCGACGGCAACGCCTGGGGCTACGCCCAGGAGACCGGCGCGGCAGTCGTCAGCATCGACTACCGCCTGACGCCCGAGCACCCCTACCCGGCGGCGTTCGATGACTGCTACGGCGTCTTGACCTGGCTGGCGGCGAATCCGGACGAGGTCGGCATCGACGCCGGCCGCATCGCTGTTGTGGGCGATAGCGCCGGTGGCATGCTCGGCGCGGCGTTGGCGCTCGCCTCGCGCGACCGTGGCGGCCCGCCGATCGCGGCTCAGGCGCTGCTCTACGGCTGGTTCGGGCTCGAGCAGGACGCCGGGTCGTACGTCGAGTTCGCCGATGGGCCGGGGCTGACCAGCGCGAGCATGCACCGGTTCGACCGGCTCTACCTTCCGGACGATCCCGATAGCGCCGATCCCTACGCGCGGCCCGTCCGCGCGCTCGACTTCACCAACCTGCCGCCCGCGCTCGTCCATGCGGCCGGCATCGACCCCATCCGCGACGACAGCCGCTTTTTCGCCGCACGCCTTGCGCTGGCCGGCACGCCGGTCACCTACCGCGAGGCGCGCGGGATGATCCACGGCTTCCTGCGCGCTCGCTCTGCCGGTCCCGGCGCCCACGCCGAGTTCACCGTCGCCTGCGCCTTCCTCCGCGAGCACCTCGGCAGCTAG